A single Blattabacterium sp. (Mastotermes darwiniensis) str. MADAR DNA region contains:
- a CDS encoding LuxE family acyl-protein synthetase/acyl-CoA reductase codes for MNFKRNIFSIRSKKEFETLTLDIFNFQVENNKIYRDYLQSLKINPYRIQNIYEIPFLPISFFKTHSVWSSPKSIVPEIIFTSTGTTGIKSRHYVADLNVYINSICKGFEYFYGPIENFQFLAFFPLIHRKDSSLIYMIKYLIQQTYKNNSHFVSLKERKPLSLHFHEKKNILLFGLSFSLLDFIENNKYTYTIEESGKKNIILMETGGMKGKRKEIIREELHHLLRKGFSLKNIHSEYGMTELLSQAYAKKNGIFRCPPWMKVYIRDQEDPFIHIGKNKIGGIDIIDLSNYLSCPFISTNDLGKKINDDEFEVLGRMDLSDLRGCNMMTFF; via the coding sequence ATGAACTTTAAAAGAAATATTTTTTCTATAAGATCCAAAAAAGAATTTGAAACTTTAACCTTGGATATATTCAATTTTCAAGTAGAAAATAACAAAATTTATAGAGATTATCTTCAATCATTAAAAATTAATCCATATCGTATTCAAAATATTTATGAAATACCTTTTTTACCTATTTCTTTTTTTAAAACACATAGTGTTTGGAGTAGTCCAAAAAGTATCGTACCAGAAATAATTTTCACCAGTACTGGAACTACAGGAATAAAAAGTAGGCATTATGTAGCTGATTTGAATGTTTATATTAATAGTATTTGTAAAGGATTTGAATACTTTTATGGTCCAATAGAAAACTTCCAATTTTTAGCCTTCTTTCCTCTTATCCATAGAAAGGATTCTTCCTTAATTTATATGATAAAATATTTGATACAACAAACATATAAAAATAACAGTCATTTTGTTTCCTTAAAAGAAAGAAAACCTCTCTCCCTTCATTTTCATGAAAAAAAAAATATTTTACTTTTTGGACTAAGTTTTTCTTTATTAGATTTTATAGAAAATAATAAGTATACTTATACTATAGAAGAGTCTGGAAAAAAAAATATTATTCTCATGGAGACAGGAGGAATGAAGGGAAAAAGAAAAGAAATAATTCGCGAAGAGTTACACCATCTTTTAAGAAAAGGTTTTTCTCTAAAAAATATTCACTCGGAATATGGAATGACGGAATTGCTTTCTCAAGCATATGCAAAAAAAAACGGGATATTTAGATGTCCTCCTTGGATGAAAGTATACATCAGAGACCAGGAAGATCCTTTTATTCATATAGGAAAAAATAAAATTGGTGGAATTGATATCATCGATTTATCTAATTATTTATCCTGTCCTTTTATTTCTACCAATGATTTAGGAAAAAAAATCAATGACGATGAATTTGAAGTATTAGGAAGAATGGATTTATCAGATTTGCGTGGATGCAATATGATGACCTTTTTTTAA
- a CDS encoding CvpA family protein: MILTDIIILIIVIYGGYKGYRKGLLSQLFVFMIFFMLIYKGIDLFHLFSEILPKKVNIRKEKPFSTVFSLIILFFFIIIIAFFTKKIIEFIFRITWINPLDKWLGGLLGLIKYFFYLSICILLLKEANEKINLIPYNFFQNSFEKEFQYIRKGPIFNQLEELYFLFSNEL, from the coding sequence ATGATTTTAACAGATATAATTATTTTAATTATAGTTATTTATGGGGGATACAAGGGGTATAGAAAAGGGTTATTATCCCAGTTATTTGTATTCATGATATTTTTCATGCTTATATATAAGGGAATCGATTTATTTCACTTATTTTCAGAAATATTACCAAAAAAAGTAAATATAAGGAAGGAAAAACCATTTTCAACAGTTTTTTCTCTAATAATTTTATTTTTTTTTATAATTATTATAGCTTTTTTCACTAAAAAAATCATAGAATTTATTTTTAGAATTACATGGATCAATCCACTTGATAAATGGTTAGGTGGTCTATTAGGATTGATCAAATATTTTTTTTATCTATCAATATGTATTCTTTTACTTAAAGAAGCAAATGAAAAAATAAATTTAATTCCTTATAATTTTTTTCAAAATTCCTTTGAAAAAGAATTTCAATATATTAGAAAAGGTCCAATTTTTAATCAACTGGAAGAATTATACTTTTTATTTTCAAATGAACTTTAA
- the pheS gene encoding phenylalanine--tRNA ligase subunit alpha, whose amino-acid sequence MDKKMDKIKEEIKFFQAQTSEDLERFRIKFLGKKKGILTMLFKELKKEPIHKRKIFGKIINDLKKKVQEKIQRNHSRYFMKNENILNFDPTMPGISIEIGSLHPISIIKNRIIEIFRKIGFSYVEGPEIEDDWHNFTALNIPIDHPSRDMQDTFFLYKNPDILLRTHTSSVQIRYMKENSPPFRVLSIGKVYRNETISSRSHFMFHQAEGFSIDKKVSFSDLKQTIQYLIKSLFGKIKIRFRPSYFPFTEPSAEVDVYYCDHNNNTGWLEIMGCGMIDPKVLNNVNIDSETYSGFAFGIGIERLAILIYKIHDIRIYFDNDIRFLRQFKSDF is encoded by the coding sequence ATGGATAAAAAAATGGATAAAATAAAAGAAGAAATAAAATTTTTTCAGGCTCAAACATCTGAGGACTTAGAAAGATTCAGAATTAAATTTTTGGGAAAAAAAAAAGGTATTTTAACAATGTTGTTTAAAGAATTAAAAAAAGAACCCATTCATAAAAGAAAGATTTTTGGGAAAATTATCAATGATTTAAAAAAGAAGGTTCAAGAAAAAATACAAAGGAATCATTCAAGATATTTCATGAAAAATGAAAATATTCTAAATTTCGATCCTACAATGCCAGGAATATCTATAGAAATAGGATCTTTACATCCCATATCGATTATAAAAAATCGAATTATAGAAATTTTTAGAAAAATTGGTTTTTCTTATGTAGAAGGACCTGAAATTGAAGACGATTGGCATAACTTCACGGCTTTAAATATTCCTATAGATCACCCATCCAGGGATATGCAGGATACATTTTTTTTATACAAAAATCCAGATATTTTGTTGCGTACACATACTTCTTCTGTGCAAATACGATATATGAAAGAAAATAGTCCTCCTTTTCGTGTTTTGTCTATAGGAAAAGTATATAGAAATGAAACAATTTCCTCACGTTCCCATTTTATGTTTCATCAGGCAGAAGGTTTTTCTATAGATAAAAAAGTATCCTTTTCAGATCTCAAACAAACCATTCAGTATTTGATAAAATCCCTTTTTGGAAAAATAAAAATACGATTCCGTCCTTCGTATTTTCCATTTACAGAACCTAGTGCTGAAGTGGATGTATATTATTGTGACCATAATAATAATACAGGATGGTTAGAAATTATGGGATGTGGGATGATAGATCCAAAAGTATTGAACAACGTAAACATTGATTCAGAAACTTATTCTGGATTTGCTTTTGGAATAGGAATAGAACGCCTTGCCATACTGATTTATAAAATCCATGATATTAGAATTTATTTTGATAACGATATTCGTTTTTTAAGACAATTTAAAAGTGATTTTTAA
- a CDS encoding YtxH domain-containing protein, whose translation MKKGGSFFWGFILGTMAGIIVGILLYPQKKEHKIKNILGKKTEELRDNLQEISKKIGKKVHRIKSEFESKWKKNKIDDKNDKVEEELGT comes from the coding sequence ATGAAAAAAGGAGGAAGTTTTTTTTGGGGTTTTATTCTTGGAACTATGGCAGGTATAATAGTAGGAATTCTTTTATATCCTCAAAAAAAAGAGCATAAAATTAAAAATATACTAGGGAAAAAAACAGAAGAACTGAGAGATAATTTACAAGAAATAAGTAAAAAAATTGGAAAAAAGGTACATAGAATTAAATCTGAATTTGAATCAAAGTGGAAAAAAAATAAAATAGATGATAAAAATGACAAAGTAGAAGAAGAATTGGGGACTTAA
- the murB gene encoding UDP-N-acetylmuramate dehydrogenase has product MLDFQKNFSLRNFNTFGINVYAHYFVNVKSIGEIQKTFCRYPYIKKFFLGNGSNILFLKNYYQGLVIKIGIKGKKVIKETNSQAIVQAFAGENWNKFVGWTIKKGFIGLENLSFIPGTVGASPIQNIGAYGVEVKDTLLEVKVYETDNGIIKSFTREECKLEYRNSFFKHPHYRNKFIVLSVTFLLGKKNKKLNTSYIEIRKELENMNIKQPTPYDLRKAIFNIRKRKLPKKKIGNAGSFFMNPIVGILYLKRLQYKHPTITYWKNKNKVKLSASSLIETIGWKGKKIGDVGVYEKNPIVLVNYGKASGMDVYSFSKKINKELKKKLGIVLPIEVNIIKY; this is encoded by the coding sequence ATGTTAGATTTTCAAAAAAACTTCTCTCTAAGAAATTTTAATACATTTGGAATAAATGTTTATGCCCATTATTTTGTAAATGTGAAAAGTATAGGAGAGATACAAAAAACTTTTTGTAGATATCCTTATATTAAAAAATTTTTTTTGGGAAATGGAAGTAATATTCTTTTTTTAAAAAATTATTATCAAGGACTAGTAATAAAAATTGGGATAAAAGGGAAGAAAGTGATTAAGGAAACCAATTCTCAAGCAATTGTTCAAGCTTTTGCTGGAGAAAATTGGAATAAATTCGTAGGTTGGACTATAAAAAAAGGATTCATTGGTTTAGAGAATTTATCCTTTATTCCTGGTACAGTTGGGGCTTCCCCAATTCAAAACATTGGAGCCTATGGAGTGGAAGTAAAGGATACTTTATTAGAAGTAAAAGTCTATGAAACCGATAATGGAATAATAAAAAGTTTCACACGGGAAGAATGTAAACTGGAATATAGAAACTCTTTTTTTAAGCATCCACATTACAGAAATAAATTTATTGTTTTATCTGTTACTTTCCTATTAGGTAAAAAAAATAAAAAGTTGAATACATCCTACATTGAAATTAGAAAGGAATTAGAAAACATGAATATCAAACAACCTACTCCTTACGATTTAAGGAAGGCTATATTCAACATTAGAAAAAGAAAACTTCCAAAAAAAAAAATCGGAAATGCTGGTAGTTTTTTCATGAATCCTATAGTAGGAATACTGTATTTAAAAAGATTACAATATAAACATCCAACTATTACTTATTGGAAAAATAAAAATAAAGTAAAATTATCTGCTAGTTCCTTGATTGAAACAATAGGATGGAAAGGGAAAAAGATAGGGGATGTGGGGGTCTATGAAAAAAATCCTATAGTTTTAGTTAACTATGGAAAAGCTAGTGGGATGGATGTCTATTCTTTTTCAAAAAAAATAAATAAAGAACTCAAAAAAAAATTGGGTATTGTTTTACCCATAGAAGTAAATATCATAAAATACTGA
- a CDS encoding purine-nucleoside phosphorylase: protein MTLETLLEKSKKYIQKKIKYIPDFGIILLGYQFNELIEEIKNPIDISYEEIPDLKEKKIYVKFIFGKIEEKKVVFFIPLYSFYEENGNNHFPILLFKKMRVNKLILINISGSVNPNYKIGDIMLVKDHINFFPESYEMKKILENNRFFGITETYDQKMLEIAENIAMNHNIIIQKGVYVAFPYPNYKTTAEYAMIRSIGGDSVGMNIVPYVITAKWMNLRVFSISIMVGLGEEQEHNKKGSYNWMTSFFQETANSIPILILMVKEFIKYYDNFSIIFLVIFSKIFFI, encoded by the coding sequence ATGACTTTAGAGACTTTATTAGAAAAATCAAAAAAATACATACAAAAAAAAATAAAATACATCCCTGATTTTGGAATAATATTATTGGGATATCAGTTTAATGAACTAATCGAAGAAATAAAAAATCCTATAGATATTTCTTACGAAGAAATCCCAGACTTAAAGGAAAAAAAAATCTATGTAAAATTTATTTTCGGAAAAATAGAAGAAAAAAAAGTAGTATTTTTTATCCCTTTGTATTCTTTCTATGAGGAAAATGGGAACAACCATTTTCCTATTCTTCTGTTTAAAAAAATGAGAGTGAATAAATTAATATTAATTAATATTTCTGGATCAGTGAATCCCAATTACAAAATTGGAGACATAATGTTGGTCAAAGACCATATCAATTTTTTTCCAGAAAGTTATGAAATGAAAAAAATATTAGAAAATAATAGGTTTTTTGGTATTACAGAAACATACGATCAAAAAATGCTGGAAATTGCAGAGAATATTGCGATGAATCATAATATCATTATACAGAAAGGGGTTTATGTCGCTTTTCCCTATCCAAATTATAAAACTACCGCAGAATATGCAATGATACGATCTATTGGAGGAGATAGTGTAGGAATGAATATCGTTCCATACGTAATCACAGCTAAATGGATGAATTTACGAGTATTTTCCATATCTATCATGGTCGGATTAGGGGAAGAACAAGAACATAATAAAAAGGGGTCTTACAATTGGATGACCTCCTTTTTTCAAGAAACAGCAAACTCTATTCCTATTCTAATATTAATGGTCAAAGAATTTATAAAATATTATGATAATTTTTCTATTATATTTTTAGTTATTTTTTCAAAAATTTTTTTTATTTGA
- a CDS encoding Mrp/NBP35 family ATP-binding protein, which yields MKQKIEKALENVFIIENKKNIIESGIVKKIDVFKDEIRIYISLYNPTMHIKKKLEKDIYKSIKYQNIDTKKIRIKIEIQLEDKDTERKIPGIKNIIAVASGKGGVGKSTISTNISVSLMKMGFHVGLLDADIYGPSIPLMFNLEEEKVHSCIIKKNKGLYGMNPITSYGVKILSLGFFSKYGEAIVWRGPMATKALRQLIHETNWGLLDFLIVDLPPGTGDIHLSILQEISLKGIVIVSTPQKIALSDVHRSVGMFRIPSIKVPILGIIENMSFLLTKEKETKKKYYLFGKNGVKNFANEMNIFFLGEIPLLQEIREYSDLGIPVVLKNDQIKKIFEKITKNIIEKLS from the coding sequence ATGAAACAAAAAATTGAGAAAGCATTAGAAAATGTTTTTATTATTGAAAATAAAAAAAATATTATTGAATCTGGAATAGTAAAAAAAATAGATGTATTTAAGGATGAAATAAGAATATATATAAGTTTATACAATCCTACAATGCATATCAAAAAAAAATTAGAAAAAGATATCTACAAAAGTATAAAATATCAAAATATAGATACCAAAAAAATACGTATAAAAATAGAAATTCAATTAGAAGATAAAGATACTGAGAGAAAAATACCTGGAATAAAAAATATAATAGCTGTAGCTTCGGGAAAAGGAGGAGTTGGAAAATCTACGATATCCACCAATATATCGGTTTCTTTAATGAAAATGGGTTTTCATGTTGGTTTATTAGATGCTGATATTTATGGTCCTTCTATTCCATTAATGTTTAACCTAGAAGAAGAAAAGGTACATTCCTGTATTATTAAAAAAAATAAGGGTTTGTATGGAATGAATCCTATAACTAGTTATGGGGTTAAAATTCTATCATTAGGTTTTTTTTCTAAATATGGGGAGGCCATTGTTTGGAGGGGACCAATGGCTACTAAGGCTTTAAGACAATTGATTCATGAAACCAATTGGGGTTTATTAGATTTTTTAATTGTAGATTTACCTCCAGGAACAGGGGATATACATTTATCTATTCTGCAAGAAATTTCATTAAAAGGGATTGTTATTGTTAGTACACCTCAAAAAATTGCTTTATCAGATGTCCATAGATCTGTGGGAATGTTTCGTATTCCATCCATAAAGGTTCCAATACTTGGGATCATAGAAAATATGTCTTTCCTTCTTACGAAGGAGAAGGAAACAAAAAAGAAATATTATTTATTTGGAAAAAATGGAGTTAAAAATTTTGCCAATGAAATGAATATTTTTTTTCTTGGAGAGATCCCTCTGTTACAAGAAATACGAGAATATTCTGATTTAGGGATTCCCGTAGTTTTAAAAAATGATCAAATAAAAAAAATTTTTGAAAAAATAACTAAAAATATAATAGAAAAATTATCATAA
- a CDS encoding 4'-phosphopantetheinyl transferase superfamily protein — protein MFIFKKFHSMIIVFRWGHLKTMWLEKLILSTKEKRFFLSLSKKRKKEFLGVRYALRYIGINMNIFYNEKRKPFLFPQEKYISLSHSFDKIAIAISSYHIGIDIERIRKKIVIIKKKFLREDESLFIHPNYEEDYLHIIWGVKESLYKLEGGISSSFLTNYKVSPFFLKSDSCISCWIMKDSYSKRFSAFYRKIDDHYLVYIIDR, from the coding sequence ATGTTTATTTTTAAAAAATTTCATTCTATGATTATTGTTTTTAGATGGGGACATTTAAAAACTATGTGGTTGGAAAAATTGATTCTTTCTACGAAAGAAAAAAGGTTTTTTTTATCTTTATCCAAAAAACGTAAAAAAGAATTTTTAGGAGTACGTTACGCTCTAAGATATATAGGAATCAACATGAATATTTTTTACAATGAAAAAAGAAAACCTTTTCTTTTTCCTCAAGAGAAATATATTTCCTTAAGTCATTCTTTTGACAAGATTGCTATAGCAATTAGCTCCTATCATATAGGAATAGATATAGAAAGAATAAGAAAAAAAATAGTAATAATAAAGAAAAAATTCCTTAGAGAAGATGAATCTCTTTTTATACATCCAAATTACGAAGAAGATTATCTTCATATCATATGGGGGGTTAAAGAAAGTTTATATAAGTTAGAAGGTGGTATTTCATCAAGTTTTTTAACTAACTATAAAGTATCTCCTTTTTTCCTAAAAAGCGATTCTTGCATATCCTGTTGGATTATGAAAGATTCTTATAGTAAAAGGTTTTCTGCTTTTTACAGAAAAATAGATGATCATTACCTAGTGTACATTATAGATAGATAA
- the pnuC gene encoding nicotinamide riboside transporter PnuC: protein MFVFPYHNNISLVSIILEFIAIGFSISSVVFAQKNHIYLYPIGIVSTTIYSYLTFVTSLYGDFIINIYYTGMSFYGWYIWIYKKDKKNKKISITFSNKKDYFYTALLFVFTCIFSSMVYSFNGKIKNNSDWMDVFTTGIFFSGMYQMAMKKVENWIFWIVGNIISIPLYFLKGLVLTGLLFILLTVLAIEGYVIWNKEAKN, encoded by the coding sequence ATGTTTGTATTCCCTTATCATAATAATATAAGTTTGGTTTCTATAATTTTAGAATTTATAGCTATAGGGTTTAGTATTTCTAGTGTTGTCTTTGCACAAAAAAATCATATATACTTATATCCAATAGGAATAGTGAGTACTACTATATACAGTTATTTAACTTTCGTTACTTCTCTTTATGGAGATTTTATTATTAATATATATTATACAGGAATGAGTTTTTATGGATGGTATATATGGATCTACAAAAAAGATAAAAAAAATAAAAAAATTTCTATAACCTTTTCCAATAAAAAAGATTATTTTTATACTGCTTTATTGTTTGTATTCACTTGTATTTTCAGTTCTATGGTTTATTCTTTCAATGGAAAAATTAAAAACAATTCCGATTGGATGGATGTATTTACAACGGGAATTTTCTTTTCTGGAATGTATCAAATGGCTATGAAGAAAGTAGAGAATTGGATATTTTGGATAGTTGGAAACATAATTTCTATTCCCCTTTATTTTTTGAAAGGTCTTGTATTAACAGGTTTATTATTTATTTTACTTACAGTATTGGCTATAGAGGGTTATGTTATCTGGAATAAAGAAGCAAAAAATTAA
- the hisS gene encoding histidine--tRNA ligase has translation MENPRIPKGTRDFSFVDMNKRNYLIEIIRNKFELFGYYSIETPSFENLSTLIGKYGKEGDTLMFRLLHSGDLLRRVISNLLRENKEITVDIITKFLTEHVSNKALRYDLTVPFVRYVGMHRNEIVFPFKRYQIQPVWRADKPQKGRFREFYQCDADIIGPGPPYSLWQEIELIKLCDEIFTKLNFPIIIHINHRDILGGLVEISGIENSLWKDFTTSLDKWNKIGKHLVKKEMLHKGISSKSFEKIEFFLDMKEDFSKKIEYLDSAFKGYKRGKKGIKDLNFIFLKIKNISLKNTKLEWNISLARGMNYYTGTIFEIFPDNGLRTKNSIGGGGRYDQLSKYFGINKLSGVGVSLGLDRIYLSMEKKNLFQKISIYPSKVLFINFGDEEVLYAYNMINFLREKGISTQLYPNSVKINKQFRYANDNNIPFTISIGKNEIERNKIRVKNIKKRIEIEYDNINEVVHQLNSQDI, from the coding sequence ATGGAAAATCCTAGAATTCCAAAAGGGACAAGAGATTTTTCTTTTGTGGATATGAATAAAAGAAACTATTTGATTGAAATTATTCGAAATAAATTTGAACTTTTTGGTTACTATTCCATAGAAACCCCTTCTTTTGAAAATCTTTCTACTCTTATTGGAAAATATGGGAAAGAAGGAGATACCCTAATGTTTAGGTTACTGCATTCCGGTGATCTTTTAAGAAGAGTAATTTCAAATTTATTGAGGGAAAATAAAGAAATTACAGTGGATATTATTACTAAATTTTTGACCGAACATGTATCCAATAAAGCACTTAGATATGATTTAACGGTTCCTTTTGTACGTTATGTAGGAATGCATAGAAATGAAATTGTTTTTCCTTTTAAGAGATATCAAATACAACCAGTATGGCGTGCCGATAAACCACAAAAAGGAAGATTTAGAGAGTTCTATCAATGCGATGCGGATATAATAGGCCCCGGCCCCCCTTACTCCTTATGGCAAGAAATTGAATTAATTAAACTTTGTGACGAAATTTTTACCAAACTAAATTTTCCTATAATTATTCATATTAATCATAGAGATATTTTAGGAGGATTAGTGGAAATTTCTGGAATAGAAAATTCTTTATGGAAAGATTTTACTACATCTTTAGACAAATGGAATAAGATAGGAAAACATCTAGTAAAAAAAGAAATGCTACATAAAGGTATTTCTTCTAAATCTTTTGAAAAAATAGAATTTTTTTTGGATATGAAAGAAGATTTTTCCAAAAAAATAGAATATTTAGATTCAGCATTCAAAGGTTATAAAAGAGGAAAAAAAGGAATAAAAGATCTTAATTTTATCTTTCTAAAGATAAAAAATATTTCCTTAAAAAATACAAAATTGGAATGGAATATTTCTTTAGCTAGAGGAATGAATTATTATACAGGAACCATATTTGAAATATTTCCAGATAATGGATTACGTACTAAAAATTCTATTGGAGGAGGGGGAAGATATGATCAATTATCTAAATATTTTGGAATTAACAAACTTTCTGGAGTAGGAGTTTCTTTAGGTTTGGATAGAATCTATTTATCTATGGAAAAAAAAAATTTATTCCAAAAAATTTCTATTTATCCTTCAAAGGTTTTGTTTATTAATTTTGGAGATGAAGAAGTTTTATATGCATACAATATGATAAATTTTTTAAGAGAAAAAGGAATTTCCACTCAATTGTATCCTAATTCTGTGAAAATCAATAAACAATTTAGATATGCCAACGATAATAATATTCCATTTACTATTAGTATAGGGAAAAATGAAATAGAAAGAAATAAAATACGAGTGAAAAATATAAAAAAAAGAATAGAAATAGAATATGACAATATCAATGAGGTAGTTCATCAATTAAATTCGCAAGATATTTAA
- the ftsZ gene encoding cell division protein FtsZ, with product MKKENIFIQKKENVPFGFQKNRSAAIKVIGVGGGGSNALSYMFEQGITGVDFIACNTDSQALNNNPVPVKIQLGASITEGLGAGADPEIGEKAALESLEEIKSILDSNTKMTFITAGMGGGTGTGAAPIIAGISKEKGILTVGIVTIPFHFEGKMRLQQAQKGIEALRKNVDSLIVINNDKLRELYGNLGFKAGFSKADEVLTTAAKGIAEVITHHYKQNIDLRDTRTVLKESGTAVMGSAISIGENRAKEAVVQALDSPLLNDNKITGAKNVLLLIVSGKIEITIDEIGIISDYIQAEAGNNANIIMGIGEDENLEESISVTIVATGFPTEVQRAINHEEKKIFHRLEEPYKQTLTKIEEIHSYSQEPFYYKKKTISSDSGIHNKKSFNFNPKENIFNKSINHDSSSSLGEKKRYMLEDHFDLPIYYKEKNKTSKRKRSHPLSYYNKKSKNEDINNF from the coding sequence ATGAAAAAAGAAAATATTTTTATACAAAAAAAAGAGAACGTCCCATTTGGATTTCAGAAAAATCGTTCAGCTGCTATAAAAGTCATTGGTGTAGGAGGTGGAGGAAGTAATGCTTTAAGTTATATGTTTGAACAAGGAATTACTGGTGTAGATTTTATAGCTTGTAATACGGATTCTCAAGCGTTGAATAATAATCCTGTGCCAGTAAAAATTCAATTAGGAGCTTCTATTACAGAAGGGTTAGGTGCTGGAGCGGATCCAGAAATAGGAGAAAAAGCAGCCTTAGAAAGTCTAGAAGAAATAAAAAGTATTTTAGATTCTAATACAAAAATGACCTTCATTACAGCAGGAATGGGAGGAGGGACAGGAACTGGTGCAGCTCCAATTATTGCAGGTATTTCTAAGGAAAAAGGAATTCTTACTGTAGGAATTGTCACTATTCCTTTTCATTTTGAGGGAAAAATGAGATTACAACAAGCTCAAAAAGGAATAGAAGCATTAAGAAAAAATGTGGATTCTCTTATTGTCATTAATAATGATAAATTGAGAGAATTGTATGGAAATCTTGGATTTAAAGCAGGATTTTCAAAAGCAGATGAAGTTCTTACCACTGCAGCTAAGGGAATTGCAGAAGTCATTACTCATCATTATAAACAAAATATAGATTTAAGAGATACTAGAACGGTTCTTAAAGAAAGTGGGACGGCTGTTATGGGGTCTGCTATTTCTATTGGCGAAAATAGAGCAAAGGAAGCAGTTGTACAAGCTTTAGATTCTCCATTATTGAATGATAATAAGATAACTGGAGCAAAAAATGTTCTTTTGCTTATTGTTTCAGGAAAAATTGAAATTACTATAGATGAAATAGGAATTATCAGTGATTATATACAAGCAGAAGCGGGAAACAATGCCAATATTATTATGGGAATTGGAGAAGACGAAAATTTGGAAGAAAGTATTTCAGTTACTATAGTAGCAACTGGGTTTCCAACGGAAGTACAAAGGGCTATTAATCACGAAGAAAAAAAAATATTTCATAGGTTAGAAGAACCTTATAAACAAACATTAACGAAAATAGAGGAAATACATTCTTATTCTCAAGAACCTTTTTATTACAAAAAGAAAACTATTAGTAGTGATTCAGGAATCCATAATAAGAAATCCTTCAATTTCAATCCAAAAGAAAATATTTTTAATAAATCTATTAATCATGATTCCAGTTCTTCTTTGGGAGAAAAGAAAAGATATATGTTGGAAGATCATTTTGATCTCCCTATTTACTACAAAGAAAAAAATAAGACAAGTAAGAGGAAACGTTCTCATCCTCTTTCTTATTATAATAAAAAAAGTAAAAATGAAGACATTAATAATTTTTAG